In one Mus pahari chromosome 21, PAHARI_EIJ_v1.1, whole genome shotgun sequence genomic region, the following are encoded:
- the Dll1 gene encoding delta-like protein 1, producing the protein MGRRSALALAVVSALLCQVWSSGVFELKLQEFVNKKGLLGNRNCCRGGSGPPCACRTFFRVCLKHYQASVSPEPPCTYGSAVTPVLGVDSFSLPDGAGIDPAFSNPIRFPFGFTWPGTFSLIIEALHTDSPDDLATENPERLISRLTTQRHLTVGEEWSQDLHSSGRTDLRYSYRFVCDEHYYGEGCSVFCRPRDDAFGHFTCGDRGEKMCDPGWKGQYCTDPICLPGCDDQHGYCDKPGECKCRVGWQGRYCDECIRYPGCLHGTCQQPWQCNCQEGWGGLFCNQDLNYCTHHKPCRNGATCTNTGQGSYTCSCRPGYTGANCELEVDECAPSPCKNGASCTDLEDSFSCTCPPGFYGKVCELSAMTCADGPCFNGGRCSDNPDGGYTCHCPVGFSGFNCEKKMDLCGSSPCSNGAKCVDLGNSYLCRCQAGFSGRYCEDNVDDCASSPCANGGTCRDSVNDFSCTCPPGYTGKNCSAPVSRCEHAPCHNGATCHQRGQRYMCECAQGYGGPNCQFLLPEPPPGPMVVDLSERHMESQGGPFPWVAVCAGVVLVLLLLLGCAAVVVCVRLKLQKHQPPPDPCGGETETMNNLANCQREKDVSVSIIGATQIKNTNKKADFHGDHGAEKSSFKARYPTVDYNLVRDLKGDEVTVRDAHSKRDTKCQSQSSAGEEKSTPTLRGGEVPDRKRPESVYSTSKDTKYQSVYVLSAEKDECVIATEV; encoded by the exons ATGGGCCGTCGGAGCGCGCTAGCCCTTGCCGTGGTCTCAGCCCTGCTGTGCCAG GTCTGGAGCTCCGGCGTATTTGAGCTGAAGCTGCAGGAGTTCGTCAACAAGAAGGGGCTGCTGGGGAACCGCAACTGCTGCCGCGGGGGCTCTGGCCCGCCGTGCGCCTGCAGGACCTTCTTTCGCGTATGCCTCAAGCACTACCAGGCCAGCGTGTCCCCGGAGCCACCCTGCACCTACGGCAGTGCCGTCACGCCAGTGCTGGGTGTCGACTCCTTCAGCCTCCCTGATGGCGCAGGCATCGACCCCGCCTTCAGCAACCCCATCCGATTCCCCTTCGGCTTCACCTGGCCA GGCACCTTCTCTCTGATCATTGAAGCCCTCCATACAGATTCTCCTGATGACCTCGCAACAG AAAATCCAGAAAGACTCATCAGCCGCCTGACCACCCAGAGGCACCTCACTGTGGGAGAAGAGTGGTCTCAGGACCTTCACAGTAGCGGCCGCACAGACCTCCGGTACTCTTACCGGTTTGTGTGTGATGAACACTACTACGGAGAAGGTTGCTCTGTGTTCTGCCGACCTCGGGATGACGCCTTTGGCCACTTCACCTGCGGGGACAGAGGGGAGAAGATGTGCGACCCTGGCTGGAAAGGCCAGTACTGCACTGACC cAATCTGTCTGCCAGGGTGTGATGACCAACATGGATACTGTGACAAACCAGGCGAGTGCAA GTGCAGAGTTGGCTGGCAGGGCCGCTACTGTGATGAGTGCATCCGGTACCCAGGTTGTCTCCATGGCACCTGCCAACAACCCTGGCAGTGTAACTGCCAGGAAGGCTGGGGGGGCCTTTTCTGTAACCAAG ACCTGAACTACTGTACTCACCATAAGCCATGCAGGAATGGAGCCACCTGCACCAACACGGGCCAGGGGAGCTACACATGTTCCTGCCGACCTGGGTATACAGGCGCCAACTGTGAGCTGGAAGTGGATGAGTGCGCTCCCAGCCCCTGCAAGAACGGAGCAAGCTGCACG GACCTTGAGGACAGCTTCTCTTGCACCTGCCCTCCTGGCTTCTATGGCAAGGTCTGTGAGCTGAGCGCCATGACCTGTGCAGATGGCCCTTGCTTCAATGGAGGACGATGTTCAGATAACCCTGATGGAGGCTACACCTGCCATTGCCCTGTGggcttctctggcttcaactgcgaGAAGAAGATGGACCTCTGCGGCTCTTCCCCTTGTTCTAACG GTGCCAAGTGTGTGGACCTGGGCAACTCTTACCTGTGCCGATGCCAGGCTGGCTTCTCCGGGAGATACTGCGAGGACAACGTGGATGACTGTGCCTCCTCCCCTTGTGCAAATGGGGGCACCTGCCGGGACAGTGTGAACGACTTCTCCTGTACCTGCCCACCTGGTTACACGGGCAAGAACTGCAGCGCCCCTGTCAGCAGGTGTGAGCACGCGCCCTGCCATAACGGGGCCACCTGCCACCAGAGGGGCCAGCGCTACATGTGTGAGTGCGCCCAGGGCTATGGTGGCCCCAACTgccagttcctgctccctgagcCACCACCAGGGCCCATGGTGGTGGACCTCAGTGAGAGGCATATGGAGAGCCAGGGCGGGCCCTTCCCCTGGGTGGCCGTGTGTGCCGGGGTGGTACTtgtcctcctcctgctgctgggcTGTGCTGCTGTGGTGGTCTGCGTCCGGCTGAAGCTACAGAAACACCAGCCTCCACCTGATCCCtgtgggggagagacagagaccatgaaCAACCTAGCCAATTGCCAGCGGGAGAAGGATGTTTCTGTTAGCATCATTGGGGCTACACAGATCAAGAACACCAACAAGAAGGCGGACTTTCACGGGGACCATGGAGCCGAGAAGAGCAGCTTTAAGGCCCGATACCCCACTGTGGACTATAACCTCGTTCGAGACCTCAAGGGAGATGAAGTCACGGTCAGGGATGCGCACAGCAAACGTGACACCAAGTGCCAGTCACAGAGCTCTgcaggagaagagaagagcaCCCCCACCCTCAGGGG AGGGGAGGTTCCAGACAGAAAAAGGCCGGAGTCTGTCTACTCTACTTCAAAGGACACCAAGTACCAGTCGGTGTATGTTCTATCTGCAGAAAAGGATGAGTGTGTTATAGCGACTGAG GTGTAA